A genomic window from Silvibacterium dinghuense includes:
- a CDS encoding amidase, whose product MPSQTLFDRRTLLAVTSRLGIASALFPGALFTLAAQAQQDAQPGQALKPITTDMIDQAAALAGITIAPDQKQMLIAGLTQQREGYESIRKLHLPNSVPPAYIFDPLPPGAVVNTQKKTPVYSQAVATMPTDLEDLAFATVPQLADLVRRKKVSSLDLTEMYLRRLERYNPTLQFAVTLTRERALAQARDADAEIARGHSRGPLHGLPWGAKDLLAVKGYPTTWGAGGFEHQVIDEDATVVQRLDAAGAVLVAKLTLGALAMGDYWFGGRTRNPWNPKQGSSGSSAGPASATSAGCVAFSIGSETLGSISSPSTRCGVTGLRPTFGFVPRTGAMTLSWTMDKLGPICRAVEDCAIVMQAIYGPDGQDLAAREAAFNWNADLDWRKLRVGYIVSEFEADKPEPEQPAKPDETAEERTQRETARRENEASHARRAYDRNYDLAALDKLRAMGVSLVPVELPKLPYDAMAALLTAEAAAAFDELTRSGRDRLLTRQTEDDWPNLFRIHRFYPAVEYIQANRARTLAIREISTLFEQVDIIVAASSSVQLTATNLTGHPAVIVPNGLRGPDAPTAPVRNTGDDDQVGGPGTPVSLTFLGGHYQDAKLCAFARAYQEATGFHTSHPRLA is encoded by the coding sequence ATGCCCAGCCAGACGCTGTTCGATCGCCGTACATTGCTTGCCGTCACTTCACGCCTCGGCATCGCCTCCGCGCTCTTCCCCGGAGCGCTCTTCACGCTCGCCGCGCAGGCTCAGCAGGACGCGCAACCCGGGCAAGCTCTCAAGCCGATCACAACCGACATGATCGATCAGGCCGCTGCTCTCGCCGGCATCACCATTGCACCCGACCAGAAGCAGATGCTCATCGCCGGCCTTACTCAGCAGCGTGAAGGCTATGAGTCCATCCGCAAGCTCCATCTGCCCAATAGCGTTCCGCCCGCCTATATCTTTGATCCTCTGCCCCCGGGTGCAGTCGTAAATACGCAGAAAAAAACTCCCGTCTACAGCCAGGCCGTCGCCACCATGCCAACCGACCTCGAAGACCTGGCCTTTGCGACCGTGCCACAGCTGGCCGATCTTGTCCGAAGAAAGAAAGTCTCTTCTCTCGACCTGACGGAGATGTACCTTCGCCGCCTCGAACGCTACAACCCCACGTTGCAATTTGCCGTCACCCTCACCAGAGAGCGGGCACTCGCGCAGGCCCGCGATGCAGATGCGGAGATTGCCCGCGGCCACTCTCGCGGACCGCTGCATGGCCTGCCCTGGGGCGCGAAAGACCTGCTCGCCGTCAAGGGCTATCCGACTACATGGGGAGCCGGCGGTTTCGAGCACCAGGTCATCGACGAAGATGCAACCGTCGTACAGCGTCTCGACGCCGCCGGGGCTGTCCTCGTTGCCAAACTCACCCTTGGTGCCCTGGCTATGGGCGATTATTGGTTCGGCGGACGCACGCGCAATCCCTGGAATCCGAAGCAAGGCTCGAGCGGCTCATCGGCCGGTCCCGCTTCTGCGACCTCTGCCGGCTGCGTCGCATTTTCCATCGGCTCCGAAACGCTTGGCTCTATCTCTTCACCCTCCACACGCTGCGGAGTAACCGGACTCCGCCCGACCTTCGGCTTTGTGCCGCGCACCGGCGCCATGACGCTGAGCTGGACCATGGACAAGCTCGGCCCCATCTGTCGCGCGGTCGAAGACTGCGCCATCGTCATGCAGGCTATCTATGGTCCCGATGGCCAAGATCTCGCCGCACGCGAGGCGGCTTTCAACTGGAATGCCGATCTCGACTGGCGAAAGCTGCGCGTCGGATACATTGTCAGCGAGTTTGAAGCCGACAAGCCTGAGCCCGAACAGCCAGCAAAGCCGGACGAGACAGCCGAAGAAAGAACACAGCGTGAAACTGCCCGCCGCGAAAACGAAGCCAGCCACGCCCGGCGTGCCTACGATCGCAACTATGATCTCGCCGCGCTCGATAAGTTGCGCGCCATGGGCGTTTCCCTCGTGCCGGTAGAACTTCCGAAGCTCCCTTACGATGCCATGGCCGCATTGCTCACCGCTGAAGCCGCCGCGGCCTTCGACGAGCTGACGCGCAGCGGCCGCGACCGCCTGCTCACCCGTCAGACAGAAGACGACTGGCCGAATCTCTTCCGCATCCACCGCTTCTATCCCGCGGTCGAATACATCCAGGCCAACCGTGCCCGCACCCTCGCTATCCGCGAGATCTCAACGCTCTTTGAACAAGTCGATATTATTGTCGCCGCCTCGAGCAGCGTGCAATTAACAGCGACGAATCTGACCGGACATCCCGCGGTGATTGTGCCAAACGGCCTGCGCGGTCCCGATGCTCCCACGGCGCCAGTCAGGAACACCGGAGACGACGATCAGGTCGGAGGACCGGGCACACCGGTGAGCCTCACCTTCCTCGGCGGACACTACCAGGATGCGAAGCTATGTGCCTTTGCCCGGGCCTATCAGGAAGCGACAGGATTTCACACGTCGCATCCCAGGCTCGCTTAA
- a CDS encoding carboxypeptidase regulatory-like domain-containing protein, with translation MMQKTLGWRWRQWSIAACLLCPLLLQASEQHGHIESNHFPVPGATVVATQDGKKFVTTSDEHGNYSFSDLSDGNWKITVTMPLFSPVEQEIAVHAGAPAASFELKMLPAGQMLSNLKVSEAHAPEAASPQTAEASAGKSAAPQVPARRDGLVVNGSVNNAATSKFSLDQAFGNTRNHWRGLYNGGLGIIFGDSALDARPYALSGAEAAKPGYSQFTAIASFGGPLQIPHLFRHGPNLAVNYQWTRDNNAANNTGLVPTLLQRTTTVSSMDPVAQALLNLYPLPNVTGDAAYNYQLPVLNGTHKDALQTRVERGIGGRDSVTGTFALQSTREDTTSLFGFRDATSTLGLNTEIGYRHRFSGNLFSNLQYRFSRLRAQVTPFFEDRINVSGNAGMTGNNQEPANWGPPTLVFSSGIASLTDAQSSFNRNETNAIGGSMEWYIHRHDLTAGGDFRREEFNDYAQQDPRGTFTFTGNATGSDLSDFFSGIPDTASLVSGNPDKYLRQSVYDLYAVDDWHLAPDLTMNIGVRWEYGAPITELKNRLANLDIAPGFTDVATVIASNPTGSLTGQHYPSSLMRPDRRMIEPRLALSWRPLPASSLILRAGYGIYADTSIYQNIALELAQQAPFAASISASNTICPQSLKTGPNACSTTTADTFAIDPNFRVGYAQVWQASAQRDLPAALQMVVTYLGVKGSNGVQQFLPNSYPIGATDPCPSCPSGFLYRTSSGSSSREAGTIQLRRRLRSGLTASVQYTYSKSIDDDAVLGGQGPLAGGATSAAATSMATAQNWRNLYAERALSTFDQRHLLNATLQYTTGMGIRGGTLMGGWMGRVYKEWTILNTIAAGSGLPETPVYLATVPGTGFSGSIRPDRTSAPLYTAPAGRFLNPAAFAAPQSGQWGSAGRDSITGPDQFTFNTSLSRTFRPSQRTYLDIRADATNVLNHAVYASYNVTVDPTTTNSLFGVPASVNAMRSLQITARLRF, from the coding sequence ATGATGCAGAAGACACTCGGCTGGCGATGGAGGCAGTGGAGCATCGCCGCATGCTTGCTCTGTCCGCTGCTGTTACAGGCTTCCGAGCAGCATGGTCATATTGAGTCGAATCATTTTCCGGTTCCGGGAGCTACAGTAGTGGCCACGCAGGACGGGAAAAAGTTTGTCACCACATCGGATGAACATGGCAACTATTCCTTTTCCGATCTTTCTGACGGCAACTGGAAGATTACCGTTACCATGCCGCTCTTCTCGCCCGTAGAGCAGGAGATTGCCGTGCATGCCGGTGCACCGGCGGCCAGCTTTGAGCTGAAGATGCTTCCGGCCGGGCAGATGCTATCCAATCTGAAGGTATCGGAGGCGCATGCCCCTGAGGCTGCTTCGCCGCAGACGGCAGAGGCTTCCGCGGGTAAATCCGCGGCACCACAGGTGCCAGCTCGCCGTGACGGCCTGGTGGTCAACGGCAGTGTGAATAATGCGGCGACTTCGAAGTTCTCGCTCGACCAGGCCTTTGGCAATACACGCAATCATTGGCGTGGCCTTTATAACGGAGGGCTCGGGATTATCTTCGGCGACTCGGCGCTCGATGCCCGCCCGTATGCGCTCTCCGGTGCTGAAGCTGCGAAGCCTGGGTACAGTCAGTTCACCGCGATAGCCTCGTTCGGCGGGCCGTTGCAGATTCCGCATCTCTTCCGGCACGGTCCGAATCTTGCGGTCAATTATCAATGGACGCGGGATAACAACGCTGCGAATAACACGGGCCTTGTTCCCACGCTTCTTCAGCGGACTACTACCGTCAGCAGCATGGATCCTGTCGCGCAGGCGCTGCTGAATCTTTATCCGCTGCCGAATGTTACTGGCGACGCAGCCTATAACTATCAGCTTCCCGTGCTGAATGGGACTCATAAGGATGCTTTGCAGACGCGCGTTGAGCGCGGTATCGGAGGCCGCGATTCGGTGACTGGGACTTTCGCCCTGCAGAGCACGCGGGAAGATACGACAAGCCTCTTCGGCTTTCGCGATGCGACCTCTACGCTGGGGCTGAATACGGAGATCGGCTACCGGCATCGATTTTCCGGAAATCTCTTCTCGAATCTGCAGTACCGCTTCAGCCGTCTACGCGCGCAGGTTACGCCTTTCTTCGAAGACAGGATCAATGTTTCGGGAAATGCGGGTATGACCGGCAATAATCAGGAGCCTGCGAACTGGGGACCGCCTACGCTGGTCTTCTCGAGCGGTATCGCTTCGCTGACTGATGCGCAGAGCTCCTTCAATCGCAATGAGACGAATGCCATCGGCGGTTCGATGGAGTGGTACATCCACAGGCACGACCTTACCGCCGGTGGAGATTTTCGCCGGGAAGAGTTCAATGACTATGCGCAGCAGGATCCACGCGGCACCTTCACCTTCACGGGCAATGCTACGGGATCGGATCTGTCGGACTTCTTCAGCGGGATTCCAGATACCGCCTCGCTCGTTTCGGGGAATCCGGACAAGTACCTGCGCCAGTCTGTTTATGACCTCTATGCGGTAGATGACTGGCATCTGGCTCCCGATCTTACGATGAACATTGGCGTGCGCTGGGAGTATGGCGCACCGATCACCGAGTTAAAGAATCGTCTTGCGAATCTGGACATTGCGCCAGGGTTTACAGATGTGGCGACGGTCATTGCCAGCAATCCGACGGGATCGCTCACCGGGCAGCACTATCCCAGTTCACTGATGCGTCCCGATCGCCGCATGATTGAGCCGCGCCTCGCTCTATCCTGGCGCCCCTTGCCTGCCTCTTCGCTGATTCTGCGTGCGGGCTACGGCATCTATGCCGATACTTCGATCTACCAGAACATTGCGTTGGAACTGGCACAGCAGGCGCCCTTTGCTGCCAGCATCAGCGCCAGCAATACGATCTGCCCCCAGTCGCTGAAGACGGGGCCGAATGCCTGCAGTACGACCACCGCGGATACTTTTGCTATCGATCCGAATTTCCGTGTGGGCTATGCGCAGGTATGGCAGGCAAGCGCGCAGCGGGATCTTCCGGCTGCGCTGCAGATGGTGGTGACTTACCTTGGCGTCAAGGGATCGAATGGTGTGCAGCAGTTTCTCCCTAACAGCTATCCCATTGGCGCGACTGATCCCTGTCCCTCCTGTCCGTCAGGGTTCCTTTATCGCACCTCTTCGGGAAGCTCCTCGCGTGAAGCCGGAACCATACAGCTGCGCCGCAGGTTGCGCAGCGGACTCACAGCATCGGTGCAGTACACCTATTCGAAGTCGATCGATGACGATGCGGTACTCGGCGGCCAGGGACCGCTTGCCGGTGGTGCGACCAGCGCCGCAGCGACCAGCATGGCTACTGCACAGAACTGGCGCAACCTCTATGCCGAACGCGCACTCTCTACGTTCGATCAGCGCCACTTGCTCAATGCGACGCTGCAATACACCACAGGCATGGGGATACGAGGCGGGACGTTGATGGGGGGATGGATGGGGCGTGTTTACAAAGAGTGGACAATCCTCAACACCATCGCCGCGGGCTCCGGTCTGCCGGAGACCCCGGTCTATCTGGCAACTGTTCCCGGCACGGGTTTCTCCGGGAGCATCCGTCCGGACCGTACCTCTGCGCCACTTTACACCGCACCTGCCGGACGTTTTCTGAACCCGGCTGCCTTTGCTGCACCGCAATCCGGACAGTGGGGGAGTGCTGGCCGTGATTCCATCACTGGTCCTGACCAGTTCACCTTCAATACGTCGCTTTCGCGCACCTTTCGCCCTTCGCAGCGCACCTATCTCGATATTCGTGCGGACGCGACCAATGTGCTGAATCACGCTGTCTACGCAAGCTATAACGTCACCGTCGATCCTACGACGACCAATTCGCTTTTTGGAGTTCCTGCATCTGTAAACGCCATGCGCAGTCTGCAGATTACAGCAAGGTTGAGGTTCTAA
- a CDS encoding BlaI/MecI/CopY family transcriptional regulator has product MPNPKLSRLEFQIMEVFWAKGELSIREIQESLPAKKRAAYTTIQTTVYRLEAKGVLQRVRKVGNFHLFAAAISRESAQRTLIDDLLSLFGGRSQPVMAHLIESGKLSLDDVKDAERVLRDLAREKGKKS; this is encoded by the coding sequence ATGCCCAATCCCAAACTGTCCCGTCTCGAGTTTCAGATCATGGAGGTCTTCTGGGCGAAGGGTGAGCTCTCGATCCGCGAGATCCAGGAGTCGCTTCCGGCTAAAAAGCGTGCTGCCTATACGACTATCCAGACCACGGTCTACCGGCTGGAAGCCAAGGGTGTGCTTCAGAGGGTTCGCAAGGTGGGCAATTTTCATCTCTTTGCCGCGGCCATCTCCCGCGAATCCGCGCAACGCACGCTGATCGATGATCTCCTGTCGCTGTTTGGAGGGCGCTCCCAGCCGGTGATGGCGCACCTGATCGAATCCGGAAAGCTTTCGCTCGACGATGTGAAGGATGCAGAGCGGGTGTTGCGTGATCTGGCCCGCGAAAAGGGGAAGAAGTCATGA
- a CDS encoding M56 family metallopeptidase, whose amino-acid sequence MNVFMLFDHAWLSALADHLWQSTLTVAVAWLLTLALRHAPARARFWVWMAASIKFLVPLALVSALAASVASWSHTQFVLPAHGTEHSAAVWMQSVSQPLQQRAFSSSARSEMGAAVANPWQQVKRILLPALVGMWLVGFVLLVLSWLRQWFEVRRLVRAAMPIELDLAAGIEVRLSDTALEPGIFGIMRPVLLLPEGVLSHLSEPQLRAVIEHELAHMRRRDNLTAMLHMGVAALFWFHPAVWWIRTRLLAEREQACDEAVLQSGNAAELYAESILSVCRLYVESPLPCLSGITGSDLKRRIVYIMKGEAPRALGMRRKLLLCVTAFAAVSIPVLPGLIQIDRVHAQAATSPAKVPTAFDVISIHVHKPGANDGMGIGFGDGKFDGTNVDLVTLFMNAYDIRSGLIFGIPAWAKGKDWDIHAKTVDPTPEEVKKMNLTEEQERQFAVNMLAERFHAKAHWETRELPTYDLVLEKNGPKFSENAAQNAADVKSIPSGGMSSNWSPTEHKIKFNGAPMKSLVFSLASDLNRDIIDQTGLTGKYSFVLKFTPQDAPPDSSDSGAGDAGPSIFTALQEQLGLKLVPSKGPVKVLVIDHVEMPTEN is encoded by the coding sequence ATGAATGTGTTCATGCTCTTTGACCATGCCTGGCTTTCAGCCCTTGCCGATCATCTGTGGCAATCCACGCTGACGGTTGCCGTTGCATGGCTGCTGACTCTTGCGTTGCGCCATGCCCCGGCCCGCGCACGCTTCTGGGTGTGGATGGCCGCGTCGATCAAGTTCCTGGTGCCACTGGCGCTTGTCAGTGCTCTCGCTGCGTCTGTTGCCTCCTGGTCGCATACCCAGTTTGTTCTGCCAGCGCATGGCACAGAACATAGCGCTGCTGTATGGATGCAAAGTGTTTCGCAACCGCTGCAGCAGCGCGCTTTTTCTTCTTCAGCCCGCAGTGAAATGGGAGCTGCTGTTGCGAATCCGTGGCAGCAGGTGAAGCGGATTCTGCTTCCAGCGCTGGTTGGCATGTGGCTCGTCGGTTTCGTTCTTCTTGTCTTGTCCTGGTTGCGGCAGTGGTTTGAGGTGCGTCGCTTGGTGCGTGCTGCGATGCCCATCGAGCTCGATCTTGCTGCGGGTATCGAGGTGCGTCTCTCTGACACCGCACTGGAGCCGGGCATCTTCGGCATCATGCGTCCTGTGCTGCTGTTGCCGGAGGGTGTTCTTTCTCATCTCTCCGAGCCGCAATTGCGTGCCGTGATCGAGCATGAGCTGGCACATATGCGCCGCCGCGATAACCTGACCGCCATGCTGCATATGGGCGTGGCAGCATTGTTCTGGTTTCATCCTGCTGTCTGGTGGATCAGGACGCGCCTGCTCGCAGAGCGTGAACAGGCCTGCGATGAGGCTGTGCTGCAGTCGGGCAACGCCGCAGAGCTTTATGCGGAGAGCATTTTGAGTGTGTGCCGTCTGTATGTCGAGTCACCGCTGCCGTGCCTTTCGGGCATCACAGGTTCCGACCTCAAGCGGCGCATCGTGTACATCATGAAGGGTGAGGCGCCACGAGCGCTCGGGATGCGCCGCAAATTGCTGCTTTGCGTCACGGCGTTTGCCGCGGTGAGCATTCCGGTGCTGCCTGGCCTGATACAGATAGATCGCGTTCATGCGCAGGCGGCCACATCACCTGCAAAGGTACCAACGGCGTTTGACGTGATCTCCATTCATGTCCATAAACCGGGGGCCAATGACGGCATGGGCATTGGGTTTGGCGATGGGAAGTTCGACGGTACGAACGTCGATCTGGTGACACTGTTTATGAATGCCTACGACATTCGCTCCGGTCTCATCTTTGGAATCCCTGCCTGGGCAAAAGGGAAGGACTGGGATATTCACGCCAAGACCGTCGATCCAACCCCGGAAGAGGTGAAGAAGATGAACCTCACGGAGGAGCAGGAAAGACAATTCGCGGTCAATATGCTGGCTGAGCGCTTTCATGCGAAGGCGCACTGGGAGACGAGAGAGCTTCCGACCTATGACCTTGTGCTCGAAAAGAACGGTCCTAAGTTCTCGGAGAATGCGGCGCAGAATGCAGCCGATGTGAAGTCCATTCCCTCCGGCGGCATGTCTTCGAACTGGTCTCCCACGGAGCACAAGATCAAATTCAATGGAGCCCCCATGAAGTCGCTGGTATTCAGTCTCGCCAGCGATCTCAATCGCGACATCATCGATCAGACAGGCCTCACCGGAAAATACAGTTTTGTGCTGAAGTTCACGCCGCAGGATGCACCGCCAGATTCGAGCGACTCCGGTGCAGGCGACGCTGGACCCTCGATCTTCACAGCCTTGCAGGAGCAGTTAGGGCTGAAACTGGTTCCCTCAAAAGGGCCGGTGAAGGTATTGGTCATCGACCATGTCGAAATGCCGACGGAGAATTAG
- a CDS encoding carbohydrate porin, giving the protein MRRSTGGWARMLGSWMIAAAGGVWLTGTMWAQDSTAQLKPQGTPPQVMIPSEPQRNARFQPQAIPAIFPEGQPIQQELDAIAGPMAKIPADPLYQRDPLGWPLKPFRTAGNWAAKTSHINFGATYTFLNQYATVTPESVRHDQLSGRLDLNGNWAVYSSESTAGSIGLLVRSGTNIGMSQQWNLSDQLGSGLYLNCLQGGGEQEPITLNILYWRQDFLARRLSFYVGKLHPNQHISLSMFNNDERTQFLNGENDGDLAIASDGTYAGGAAMEFQATPRLFVHALAVDTEGAQQRNIGTLADRKYLEAIEVGWFKGFPGSKWVNYRGVLWRNDTKTLGSGHGGGIGFDHEFANGWAPFGRFTQATDKGTATKQIESVGVVNTKPFGRQGDFFGTAFNWTKPSTGQGKRQEGVIETFYRLRLTTSMEVGPDMEVSIHPTNAAKAYSTVLMGARMRIIF; this is encoded by the coding sequence ATGCGCAGATCGACAGGTGGGTGGGCACGCATGTTGGGTTCATGGATGATTGCCGCCGCTGGTGGCGTTTGGCTGACAGGCACAATGTGGGCGCAGGACTCGACCGCGCAGCTGAAGCCGCAGGGAACGCCTCCGCAGGTCATGATTCCGAGCGAGCCGCAAAGGAATGCGCGCTTCCAGCCGCAGGCCATTCCGGCGATCTTTCCGGAGGGGCAGCCGATCCAGCAGGAACTCGATGCCATTGCCGGGCCGATGGCGAAGATTCCTGCCGATCCGCTCTATCAGCGCGATCCATTGGGCTGGCCGCTGAAGCCTTTTCGAACAGCAGGGAACTGGGCGGCAAAGACTTCGCATATCAACTTCGGCGCAACCTATACCTTTCTGAACCAGTACGCGACGGTGACGCCGGAGAGCGTGCGGCACGATCAGTTGAGTGGGCGTCTCGATCTGAATGGGAACTGGGCGGTGTATAGCTCCGAGTCCACGGCAGGGTCGATCGGGTTGCTGGTGCGCTCGGGGACGAACATCGGCATGAGCCAGCAGTGGAACCTGAGCGATCAACTGGGCTCCGGGCTGTATCTGAACTGCCTGCAGGGCGGCGGCGAGCAGGAGCCGATCACGCTGAACATTCTGTACTGGCGGCAGGACTTCCTGGCGCGGCGCCTCTCGTTCTATGTGGGCAAGCTGCATCCGAATCAGCACATCAGCCTGTCGATGTTCAACAACGACGAGCGCACGCAGTTTTTGAACGGCGAAAACGACGGCGATCTTGCTATCGCCTCGGATGGAACGTATGCCGGCGGCGCGGCGATGGAATTTCAGGCGACGCCGCGTTTGTTTGTGCATGCTCTCGCTGTCGATACCGAGGGCGCGCAGCAGCGGAATATCGGCACGCTGGCGGACCGCAAGTATCTCGAGGCCATCGAGGTCGGCTGGTTCAAGGGCTTTCCCGGCAGCAAGTGGGTGAACTATCGCGGTGTGCTGTGGCGCAACGATACGAAGACGCTAGGCAGCGGGCACGGCGGCGGCATCGGCTTCGATCATGAGTTCGCCAACGGTTGGGCGCCCTTCGGCCGCTTCACGCAGGCCACCGACAAAGGCACGGCGACCAAGCAGATCGAGTCGGTGGGCGTCGTCAACACCAAGCCCTTTGGACGGCAGGGTGATTTCTTCGGCACGGCCTTCAACTGGACGAAGCCGAGCACGGGTCAGGGCAAACGCCAGGAAGGCGTGATCGAGACCTTCTATCGGTTGCGTCTGACGACAAGCATGGAAGTTGGGCCGGATATGGAAGTCTCGATCCATCCGACAAACGCGGCGAAGGCGTACTCGACGGTGCTGATGGGCGCGAGGATGCGGATCATCTTCTAA
- a CDS encoding M56 family metallopeptidase produces the protein MFAVHGAIVSADSPWPAAVLNHLWQSTAVFLAIWLLVAMLHRAQARVRYRLWMMASVKFCLPFGLFLSLGRWVGMRYASWRFIAKPHDAALTAGVVRFSMPFPQQSAYPVNLSNAAAGSHASIGLALSLLATMWLCGAGIVVFLYVHEWNRIRTLLRVTLPLGRVSGVSILAHEGSVEPGVVGIVRPRILIPSSLLQDFSPAQVDAILAHELCHIRRRDNLTAFLHMCITAVFWFHPAVWMIRARLLEEREQACDEAVLCAGSRPEVYAESILGVCRWYLESPVTPMAGVTGADLKRRVVRIMTGAIADRMSGRAKAAVAITSILVVGFAVAPGLFGDAVAAMQDVDTAGLPRFAVVSIHPTHDDRGNCGLSKEGYHCETESLKALIESAYGIDKSYQIDHLPAWTNSTHYAIEAKVDGPDIPVIEKLHYKQRLHMLQPVLLDRFHLRAHWETRMLPVYLLTVAKGGSKLKLPSPDDALHRPKLGDAIGGPGSVIQGIDGQTIGQSVPLSMIVQILNAYTEHKIIDRTGLNGSYDFSVQFPGSKRGPDGSILVGDANERMVSAEQAAEADPSSSATLFTAVADMGLELKPGKAPLPVLVIDEIQPPSEN, from the coding sequence ATGTTTGCAGTCCACGGTGCGATCGTTTCTGCAGATTCTCCATGGCCGGCTGCAGTGTTGAATCATCTCTGGCAGTCCACCGCTGTTTTTCTTGCTATATGGTTGTTGGTTGCGATGCTGCATCGTGCGCAGGCGCGTGTGCGCTATCGCTTGTGGATGATGGCCTCTGTGAAGTTCTGCCTGCCTTTTGGACTGTTTCTCTCGCTCGGCAGGTGGGTGGGGATGCGGTATGCCTCATGGCGCTTCATCGCAAAGCCGCATGATGCGGCACTGACTGCAGGTGTGGTGCGGTTTTCAATGCCGTTTCCGCAGCAATCCGCATACCCGGTGAATCTCTCTAACGCGGCTGCAGGCTCTCACGCGTCGATTGGTCTTGCACTCTCGCTCCTGGCCACAATGTGGCTGTGTGGCGCAGGCATCGTTGTGTTTCTATATGTTCACGAATGGAATCGCATCCGCACTTTGCTGCGCGTTACGCTGCCGCTGGGCCGGGTTTCCGGTGTTTCGATCCTCGCGCATGAAGGCAGCGTGGAGCCTGGTGTGGTCGGCATTGTGCGCCCGCGCATCCTGATTCCGAGCAGCCTGCTCCAGGATTTTTCGCCGGCGCAGGTCGATGCCATTCTTGCGCATGAGCTCTGCCATATCCGCAGGCGCGACAATCTGACCGCATTCCTGCACATGTGCATTACTGCCGTTTTCTGGTTTCATCCCGCGGTCTGGATGATCCGCGCGCGGCTGCTCGAAGAGCGTGAGCAGGCCTGCGATGAGGCCGTACTGTGTGCCGGGAGCCGGCCAGAAGTCTATGCCGAGAGTATTCTCGGCGTCTGCCGCTGGTATCTCGAATCTCCTGTGACGCCTATGGCCGGAGTCACCGGAGCCGATCTTAAGCGGCGGGTTGTGCGCATCATGACAGGCGCTATTGCGGACCGCATGAGCGGTCGCGCAAAAGCCGCTGTGGCTATTACCTCGATTCTGGTTGTCGGCTTTGCCGTGGCGCCAGGGCTCTTCGGTGATGCTGTTGCTGCCATGCAGGATGTGGACACCGCAGGTCTGCCGCGTTTTGCGGTTGTATCGATACATCCGACGCATGACGATCGCGGCAACTGCGGCTTGTCAAAAGAGGGCTATCACTGTGAAACCGAATCGCTCAAAGCCTTGATCGAGTCTGCCTATGGCATCGATAAGAGCTACCAGATCGATCATCTGCCAGCCTGGACGAACTCAACCCATTATGCCATCGAGGCAAAGGTCGATGGCCCGGATATTCCGGTCATAGAAAAGCTCCACTACAAACAGCGTCTTCATATGCTCCAGCCTGTCTTACTGGATCGCTTTCATCTCAGGGCGCACTGGGAGACCCGGATGCTGCCGGTCTATCTCCTTACCGTTGCGAAAGGCGGATCGAAGCTAAAGCTTCCATCTCCGGACGATGCGTTGCATCGGCCAAAGCTCGGCGACGCGATTGGCGGACCAGGCAGTGTCATACAAGGGATCGATGGTCAGACGATTGGACAGTCTGTGCCGCTGAGCATGATTGTGCAGATACTTAATGCTTATACCGAACACAAGATTATCGACCGGACAGGACTGAATGGCTCCTACGACTTCTCTGTGCAATTTCCGGGCTCGAAGCGAGGACCGGATGGCAGCATTCTTGTCGGTGACGCGAATGAACGTATGGTTTCTGCCGAACAGGCTGCCGAGGCAGATCCATCCTCTTCGGCAACGCTCTTTACTGCGGTCGCGGATATGGGGCTGGAGCTGAAACCAGGGAAGGCCCCGTTGCCGGTACTGGTCATCGACGAAATTCAGCCTCCAAGTGAGAATTGA